The Niallia alba genome includes a window with the following:
- a CDS encoding HAD family hydrolase, translating into MGLPSLVIFDMDGLMFDTERLAYEAWQIASDHYGFQFERVLFEQFIGITNQDIVRKMADYYGPSHPVQEWRAYMRSKKYELEHSFIRGPHFKKEGLDKLLQFLKSKGIKVAVASSSSTEVINRFLTVSDTLPFIDLYVSGEEVPKGKPSPDIFLEVCTRSKVKPKDAIVLEDSPAGIQAANNASIPAFFIPDFVKESEVICKLSPKKFVNLAEVEQYLRLL; encoded by the coding sequence TTGGGACTTCCATCTTTAGTTATTTTTGATATGGATGGCTTAATGTTTGATACGGAAAGGTTAGCCTATGAAGCTTGGCAAATTGCATCTGACCATTATGGCTTTCAATTTGAAAGAGTGCTATTTGAACAATTTATCGGCATTACGAATCAAGATATTGTCCGTAAAATGGCGGATTATTATGGGCCAAGTCATCCCGTTCAAGAGTGGCGAGCATATATGCGTTCTAAAAAGTATGAATTAGAGCACTCATTTATTAGAGGACCTCATTTTAAAAAAGAAGGGTTGGATAAATTACTCCAATTTTTAAAGTCTAAGGGCATAAAAGTAGCTGTTGCATCATCAAGCTCAACTGAAGTGATCAACAGATTTCTAACGGTATCTGATACTTTACCATTTATAGACTTATATGTTTCGGGAGAGGAAGTGCCAAAGGGGAAACCAAGTCCTGATATTTTCCTTGAAGTCTGTACTCGATCAAAAGTGAAGCCGAAAGATGCAATTGTACTGGAAGATTCTCCAGCAGGTATTCAAGCAGCCAATAACGCAAGCATACCAGCATTTTTTATACCGGATTTTGTGAAAGAATCAGAAGTAATCTGCAAGCTTTCACCAAAAAAATTTGTGAATTTAGCTGAAGTCGAACAGTATTTACGACTACTATAA
- a CDS encoding PTS system mannose/fructose/N-acetylgalactosamine-transporter subunit IIB: MGKINLVRVDDRLIHGQVMTKWSKGLGTNALYVIDNETASDEFMKDIYINTNSSSGLKIQVYSNQEVVEKWNSDQFGNDTVVLLFKHIASVKEVIESGLPVTRLNVGGVSKKGNAQFVIPTVALTNTDAENLKAIDAKGIEVFFQTVPDSKKVSLIDGLKTIKK, encoded by the coding sequence ATGGGGAAAATCAATTTAGTAAGGGTAGATGATCGCTTAATTCATGGGCAAGTAATGACAAAATGGTCGAAAGGTTTGGGTACGAATGCCCTTTATGTTATTGATAATGAAACAGCATCTGATGAATTTATGAAAGATATTTATATAAATACAAACTCTTCTTCTGGATTAAAGATTCAGGTATACAGTAATCAAGAAGTAGTTGAAAAATGGAATAGCGATCAATTTGGAAACGATACTGTTGTCCTTCTATTTAAACATATTGCTAGTGTGAAAGAAGTCATTGAAAGTGGCCTGCCTGTTACTAGACTAAATGTAGGCGGAGTTTCAAAAAAAGGGAATGCTCAATTTGTTATCCCAACTGTTGCTCTAACTAATACTGATGCTGAAAATTTAAAAGCAATAGACGCAAAAGGAATCGAAGTGTTTTTCCAGACTGTTCCAGATAGTAAAAAAGTTTCGTTGATTGATGGATTAAAAACAATTAAAAAATAG
- a CDS encoding D-isomer specific 2-hydroxyacid dehydrogenase family protein — protein MGNKIAIVNSSSFGEKFPDQIERLEKIGEVKRFTFPVNTSGKVLAEKLYGFNIIISSVTPFFTREFFDQKDETLIISRHGIGYNNIDIEAATEKGTIVTIVSALVERDAVAENAVTNLLAVVRKTYPAATAAREGRWTDRAQFIGHQINGKTVGVIGLGNIGSRVGEILKNGFNGRLLAYDPYQTKEQLRQKGAESVTLEELLVQSDIISLNAFVNEGSYHLLTDSEFSLMKEGVYITNTARGELWEQNAVLRALESGKIAGLATDVLEGEPVDKTHPFFQYENVLVTPHTSAYTMECLRGMGEKVVSDIERSIKKEKPDNVVNVELFLG, from the coding sequence ATGGGAAATAAAATCGCAATTGTAAATTCAAGTAGCTTTGGAGAAAAATTCCCTGATCAAATAGAACGTCTTGAAAAAATTGGAGAGGTAAAAAGATTTACATTCCCTGTAAATACTTCTGGAAAAGTACTAGCAGAAAAATTGTATGGCTTTAATATTATCATATCTAGCGTCACTCCCTTTTTTACAAGGGAATTCTTTGACCAAAAAGACGAAACACTAATTATTTCACGTCACGGAATTGGTTATAACAACATTGATATCGAAGCTGCAACAGAAAAAGGAACGATTGTGACAATTGTATCGGCATTAGTAGAAAGAGATGCAGTAGCTGAAAATGCAGTGACTAATCTCTTAGCAGTAGTGAGAAAAACATATCCAGCAGCAACCGCGGCAAGAGAAGGGCGTTGGACCGATCGGGCTCAGTTTATTGGACACCAAATCAATGGTAAAACAGTTGGTGTGATTGGATTAGGCAATATAGGAAGTAGAGTGGGTGAGATTTTAAAGAATGGATTTAATGGTAGATTACTAGCATATGATCCCTATCAAACAAAAGAACAGTTGAGACAAAAAGGTGCAGAAAGTGTTACTTTAGAAGAATTATTAGTACAGTCCGATATTATTTCGTTAAATGCTTTTGTTAATGAGGGAAGCTATCATCTGCTGACTGACAGTGAATTTTCTTTAATGAAAGAAGGCGTATATATCACTAATACTGCACGAGGAGAATTATGGGAGCAAAATGCTGTATTGCGAGCATTGGAGAGTGGAAAAATTGCTGGGCTAGCAACAGATGTTTTAGAAGGAGAACCAGTTGATAAAACTCATCCATTTTTCCAATATGAAAATGTTCTTGTAACGCCACACACTTCTGCTTATACAATGGAATGCTTAAGAGGCATGGGAGAGAAAGTAGTTTCAGACATAGAAAGAAGTATTAAAAAAGAGAAACCTGACAATGTGGTAAATGTAGAGTTGTTTCTGGGATAA